Proteins encoded in a region of the Labrus mixtus chromosome 19, fLabMix1.1, whole genome shotgun sequence genome:
- the buc gene encoding bucky ball: protein MDDGAKQPHPFGGAQQRTHHPRPFFYVQPPSQPYYLYQQWQMNNPYSQYGLPGGFNFNRPCMNPYQYMQYPGYAFPHAPVYPMDYRRMYEPRFHAPPTWNDMPRQQHHLQPQGRREMACSEAQTDPSDAISKLIECLDKIRAKELQGAERELDSGVASQSSGMFSPAEEKKSEEQGLVLPSAANRSHLESPAVTSSDSTTAVYDGESSQRSLDVLSPHGCWSGGLEEPLDSSSVHEESPELEQPDEHFHPLEKDEVTDIQTDILLTDPSGEKCDAEKLKKPTVVANLPSKPLMPSPSASKESRSGEKSSKTEHKKADPNYQILKLPFESVLTSGDAAAGSLPSPATPYYYNYLSMHSTHERMSVLSPSLDELSSRDEMFSTDLDDAELFPKHVYAGRRFAEVVTRSPPDAENVEEVWLPGSKRFMCACCGKNVAKGVSKSKVHSPKMYRDEAGDSEEEGRYGRGCEQPVRVVVRKHTAPRKTHSVPPRHAAKSWYKRGQYKDPSDEINQEEGHEVCTQDAVDGEGGETAFSETQCRTCQDRLCGVDLSTSEQCRKGDGDGIPRRRQTNLMQRQEMSAQRKVMYQRSRDEDNDDDELPPPHWERGSTMRGEPRC from the exons ATGGACG atGGAGCCAAACAACCACACCCATTTGGAGGTGCACAACAGAGAACCCACCACCCTAGACCTTTTTTCTACGTCCAGCCACCATCTCAACCTTACTACCTCTACCAGCAATGGCAGATGAACAATCCATACAGTCAGTATGGTTTGCCTGGAG GTTTTAACTTTAACCGTCCCTGCATGAACCCGTACCAGTACATGCAGTATCCTGGGTACGCTTTCCCACATGCTCCTGTTTATCCGATGGATTACAGGCGCATGTATGAGCCTCGCTTCCACGCTCCTCCAACCTGGAACGACATGCCCCGCCAGCAGCATCACCTGCAGCCTCAGGGGCGTCGAGAGATGGCGTGTTCGGAGGCTCAAACAGACCCGAGCGACGCCATCAGCAAACTCATCGAGTGCCTAGATAAAATTCGAGCCAAAGAGCTGCAGGGCGCGGAGAGGGAGCTCGACTCGGGTGTTGCCTCGCAgtcctctgggatgttttctcctgcagaagagaagaaaagtgaagagcAGGGTCTCGTACTACCTTCAGCAGCTAATAGGAGCCACCTGGAGTCCCCAGCTGTGACTTCTAGTGACTCCACAACCGCGGTATACGACGGAGAGTCCAGCCAGAGGAGCTTGGATGTCCTGAGTCCTCACGGATGCTGGTCCGGAGGTCTGGAAGAGCCTCTTGATAGCTCCTCTGTGCATGAGGAGAGTCCTGAGCTTGAGCAGCCTGACGAGCATTTCCACCCTCTAGAGAAAGATGAGGTCACGGATATCCAGACAGATATCTTGTTGACCGATCCGAGTGGCGAGAAATGTGACGCAGAAAAGCTCAAGAAGCCTACGGTGGTTGCTAACCTGCCTTCTAAACCATTGATGCCGTCTCCTTCCGCTTCCAAAGAGTCCAGAAGTGGTGAGAAATCctcaaaaacagaacacaagAAAGCAGATCCAAACTACCAGATCCTCAAGCTTCCTTTTGAAAGTGTTCTGACGTCGGGAGATGCTGCAGCTGGCAGTCTTCCCTCCCCTGCCACCCCCTACTACTACAACTACCTCTCCATGCACAGCACCCATGAGCGCATGAGCGTCCTCAGTCCCTCTCTGGACGAGCTCTCCTCCAGGGACGAGATGTTCTCCACAGATTTAGACGATGCAGAACTCTTCCCCAAACACGTGTATGCAGGCAGGAGGTTTGCAGAGGTGGTCACTAGGTCTCCACCAGATGCTGAGAACGTAGAAGAAGTGTGGCTGCCGGGTTCAAAGAGATTCATGTGTGCCTGTTGTGGCAAAAATGTAGCTAAAGGTGTGAGTAAAAGCAAAGTGCACAGCCCAAAGATGTACAGGGATGAAGCAGGAGACTCTGAGGAGGAAGGCAGGTATGGGAGAGGGTGTGAGCAGCCGGTCAGAGTGGTCGTGAGGAAGCACACAGCACCCAGGAAGACCCATTCTGTCCCACCGAGACACGCTGCAAAATCCTGGTACAAAAGAGGCCAGTACAAAGATCCATCAGATGAAATCAACCAGGAGGAAGGCCATGAGGTGTGCACGCAGGACGCAGTTGACGGGGAGGGCGGGGAGACAGCTTTTAGCGAGACGCAGTGCAGAACATGCCAGG ACAGACTCTGCGGAGTAGACCTGAGCACGTCAGAGCAGTGCAGGAAGGGAGACGGTGACGGGATTCCCAGGAGGAGACAAACAAACCTGATGCAACGACAAG AGATGAGTGCTCAGAGGAAAGTGATGTACCAAAGGTCACGGGATGAGGACAATGATGACGATGAGCTACCACCTCCACACTGGGAGAGAG GCTCTACAATGAGAGGAGAACCAAGATGTTGA